In one Nicotiana tomentosiformis chromosome 6, ASM39032v3, whole genome shotgun sequence genomic region, the following are encoded:
- the LOC104090534 gene encoding UDP-glycosyltransferase 87A1-like has protein sequence MELPSQIKCHIVAMPYPGRGHINPMMNFCKLIATKHPNILITFIVTEEWHSFINSDPLPENIKYATIPNVIPSEIGRAKDFAGFLRATLTKLEAPVEKLIDGLGPLKPSVIVYDTYMNWVTRIGSRRNIPVASFFPMSATVFDIFHHMDLLAQNEHLKANLSGKLQEQVDYIPGIPSIRVLDLPTPMHGKGQELLDVTMEIFSTVSKAQYLLFTSVYELESSVIDALKQKFPVPVYPIGPAIPYFTSEKNLSSTTSVDEPEYINWLNAQPNDSVLYISQGSFLSVSRAELDEIVAGVHDSGVRFFWVARDENIRFQKNGCSKGLVVPWCDQLRVLSHPSIGGFWSHCGWNSTKEAAFSGLPMLTFPIFWDQQTNSKQIVEDWKIGYRVKKDDKCSITREEICSLLKWFMDSGNAEVMETRRRAKEIQKICHFATANGGSSEINIDAFVKDVSSHKFH, from the exons ATGGAACTTCCTTCACAAATCAAATGTCATATTGTTGCAATGCCTTATCCAGGTAGAGGCCATATTAATCCTATGATGAATTTCTGCAAACTCATAGCTACAAAACATCCCAACATACTCATCACTTTTATTGTAACTGAAGAGTGGCATAGTTTTATTAATTCCGACCCTTTACCAGAAAACATCAAATATGCAACTATACCTAACGTTATTCCCTCCGAAATTGGTCGTGCTAAAGATTTTGCTGGATTTCTTAGAGCTACTTTAACTAAACTAGAAGCTCCTGTTGAGAAATTGATTGATGGGCTTGGGCCGTTGAAACCGAGTGTCATAGTGTATGATACGTATATGAATTGGGTTACAAGAATTGGGAGTCGGAGGAATATTCCGGTGGCTTCATTTTTTCCGATGTCGGCGACCGTGTTCGATATTTTTCATCACATGGATCTTCTTGCTCAAAATGAGCATCTTAAAGCCAATTTGTCAG GAAAACTACAAGAGCAGGTTGATTATATTCCTGGAATTCCTTCTATTCGCGTTTTAGATCTTCCTACACCAATGCATGGAAAGGGGCAAGAATTATTGGATGTAACAATGGAGATCTTCTCTACAGTATCTAAAGCACAATATCTTTTGTTTACTTCAGTCTATGAGCTTGAATCTTCTGTTATTGATGCTCTAAAACAAAAATTTCCTGTCCCTGTCTATCCAATTGGTCCAGCCATACCTTACTTCACTAGCGAAAAAAATCTCTCCTCGACTACTTCTGTCGATGAACCAGAGTACATTAACTGGTTAAATGCTCAACCAAATGATTCTGTGTTGTACATATCACAAGGGAGTTTCCTCTCTGTATCGCGTGCTGAATTGGATGAAATCGTGGCTGGTGTGCACGATAGTGGTGTTCGATTCTTTTGGGTGGCACGTGATGAAAATATTCGATTTCAGAAAAATGGATGTAGCAAAGGTCTGGTTGTGCCCTGGTGTGACCAATTGAGGGTGTTATCACATCCTTCTATTGGTGGATTTTGGTCACATTGTGGGTGGAATTCGACTAAAGAAGCAGCATTTTCAGGTCTTCCGATGCTGACTTTTCCAATATTTTGGGATCAACAAACTAACAGTAAGCAAATTGTTGAAGACTGGAAGATTGGTTATAGGGTGAAAAAAGATGATAAATGTTCGATAACGAGGGAAGAGATCTGTAGCCTGTTGAAGTGGTTTATGGATTCTGGAAATGCTGAAGTGATGGAGACGAGGCGAAGAGCGAAAGAAATCCAGAAGATCTGTCATTTTGCCACTGCAAATGGTGGATCTTCTGAAATTAACATTGATGCTTTCGTCAAGGATGTTTCATCCCATAAGTTTCATTGA